In one window of Photobacterium leiognathi DNA:
- the fldB gene encoding flavodoxin FldB, producing MKIGLFYGSTTCYTEMAAEKIRDCIGAELIELRNIKEAEISEMNQFDMLILGISTWDFGELQEDWEAVWQQLDGLTLTNKTVALFGLGDQEGYTEWFLDAMGMLHDKLLEAGVQFIGYWPNDDSYQFEASKALTEDKQFFVGLALDEDSQYEHSDQRITQWCEQIMLEYAETL from the coding sequence CTCAACCACCTGTTATACCGAAATGGCGGCAGAAAAAATCCGCGATTGTATTGGTGCTGAATTAATTGAGCTGCGTAACATTAAAGAAGCAGAGATCAGTGAAATGAACCAATTTGATATGTTGATTTTAGGTATTTCGACATGGGATTTTGGTGAACTACAAGAAGATTGGGAAGCAGTTTGGCAACAACTTGATGGCTTAACTCTCACCAATAAAACCGTTGCATTATTTGGTCTTGGCGATCAAGAAGGCTATACCGAATGGTTCCTTGATGCGATGGGTATGCTGCATGACAAATTACTCGAAGCTGGCGTGCAATTTATCGGTTACTGGCCTAACGATGACAGTTACCAATTTGAAGCATCAAAGGCACTCACCGAAGACAAGCAATTCTTTGTTGGTCTTGCGCTTGATGAAGATTCACAATACGAACACTCCGATCAACGTATCACTCAGTGGTGCGAGCAGATCATGCTTGAGTATGCAGAAACGCTATAA